One stretch of Alkalinema sp. FACHB-956 DNA includes these proteins:
- the gloA gene encoding lactoylglutathione lyase, translating into MRLLHTMLRVGNLERSLKFYCEVLGMKLLRQKDYPGGEFTLAFIGYGDEADHTVIELTYNWGREQYDLGDAYGHIAIGVDDIYQTCEEIRSRGGKVTREPGPMKHGSTVIAFVEDPDGYKVELIQLRPQGAAQEAVSATA; encoded by the coding sequence ATGCGGTTATTGCACACAATGCTGCGGGTCGGCAATCTAGAGCGATCGCTCAAGTTCTACTGCGAAGTGTTGGGGATGAAGCTACTGCGACAAAAAGATTATCCCGGTGGCGAGTTTACCCTAGCGTTTATCGGCTACGGGGATGAAGCGGATCACACGGTGATTGAGCTGACCTACAACTGGGGACGGGAACAGTATGACCTGGGTGATGCTTACGGCCACATTGCGATCGGGGTGGATGATATCTATCAAACCTGTGAAGAAATTCGCTCTCGGGGGGGCAAGGTGACGCGGGAGCCGGGGCCTATGAAGCATGGTTCAACGGTCATTGCCTTTGTTGAGGATCCGGATGGGTACAAGGTAGAACTCATTCAGTTACGTCCCCAAGGGGCAGCCCAGGAAGCAGTGAGTGCTACGGCTTAG
- the eno gene encoding phosphopyruvate hydratase codes for MFDASDTAIEMISAREILDSRGRPTIEAEVQLINGAKGLAQVPSGASTGTFEAHELRDEDPNRYGGKGVLKAVENVKTIITPELIGVDALNQELVDRLMIGLDSDSNKKNVGANAILAVSLATAKAAAEGLGLPLYRYLGGPLANLLPVPLMNVINGGAHADNNVDFQEFMIVPVGADSFREALRWGAEVFHALSKVLKDQGSLTGVGDEGGFAPNLASNQAALDLLMIAIEKAGYKPGEQVAIALDVASSEFYKDGQYHFDGKAHTPGETIDYLAKLTTEYPIVSIEDGLQEEDWENWQALTEKIGSRVQLVGDDLFVTNVERLQKGIDQKAGNSILIKLNQIGSLTETLQAIDLGARNGFRSIISHRSGETEDTTIADLAVATRAGQIKTGSLSRSERVAKYNRLLRIEDELGDLAVYAGTTNMVPKWSK; via the coding sequence ATGTTTGATGCGTCAGATACCGCGATCGAGATGATTTCTGCGCGTGAGATCCTTGACTCCCGAGGCCGTCCCACCATTGAAGCCGAAGTCCAACTCATCAACGGGGCAAAAGGGCTAGCGCAGGTACCCAGCGGCGCTTCCACCGGTACATTTGAAGCCCACGAGCTACGTGATGAAGACCCAAATCGTTATGGCGGCAAGGGGGTTCTCAAAGCCGTCGAAAACGTTAAAACTATCATTACTCCTGAATTAATTGGCGTTGATGCCCTGAATCAAGAACTCGTCGATCGCCTCATGATCGGCCTTGACTCAGACTCCAACAAGAAAAACGTTGGTGCCAACGCCATTCTTGCCGTTTCCCTAGCCACGGCCAAAGCCGCTGCGGAGGGTCTCGGACTGCCCCTCTACCGCTACCTCGGCGGCCCTTTGGCTAATCTGCTGCCCGTCCCCTTGATGAATGTTATCAACGGCGGTGCCCACGCAGATAACAACGTAGACTTCCAGGAATTCATGATTGTCCCCGTTGGAGCCGATAGCTTCCGGGAAGCACTGCGGTGGGGGGCTGAAGTGTTCCATGCCCTCAGCAAAGTGTTGAAAGATCAAGGCTCGCTGACCGGGGTGGGCGATGAAGGGGGATTTGCGCCCAACCTCGCCTCTAACCAAGCAGCCCTAGATCTGTTGATGATTGCGATCGAAAAGGCCGGTTACAAGCCCGGTGAGCAAGTGGCGATCGCCCTGGATGTAGCTTCCAGTGAGTTCTACAAAGATGGTCAATACCACTTCGATGGCAAAGCCCACACGCCGGGGGAAACCATCGATTACCTGGCTAAGCTGACTACGGAATATCCCATCGTCTCGATCGAAGATGGCTTGCAAGAAGAAGACTGGGAAAACTGGCAAGCACTGACCGAGAAAATTGGCAGTCGGGTGCAACTGGTGGGGGATGACCTGTTCGTAACCAACGTCGAGCGTTTGCAAAAAGGCATCGACCAAAAAGCGGGCAATTCCATTCTGATTAAGCTCAACCAAATCGGCTCGCTCACGGAAACCCTGCAAGCGATCGACCTAGGGGCACGCAATGGCTTCCGATCGATCATCAGTCACCGTTCTGGGGAAACCGAAGACACCACGATCGCGGATCTCGCAGTGGCTACCCGTGCGGGACAGATCAAAACTGGATCCCTGAGCCGGAGTGAGCGCGTTGCCAAGTACAACCGCCTGCTACGCATCGAAGATGAGTTAGGAGATCTGGCTGTTTATGCAGGAACCACAAACATGGTTCCCAAGTGGAGCAAGTAA
- a CDS encoding ATP-binding protein, with the protein MSEVLVSDSCATPLFSVAKGGQNCCNQGEINQLLATLLEMVTPAIVIKDTHTLKCLAVNQIAATLFGGDRSDRADLVGQKTIDWLPVEQAEILNEYDRTALGQNKAVAFTQLVTPQATGLSQLLNCTTIPICNDSGTPVYLLTTCTITSSSANILPEQVLPEYILPEQVLPEYILPEYLAAEESQPLDRQLSPEVQLKHATIELEHLREQLNRLQVQMLQSEKMASLGQLVAGIAHEINNPVNFIYGNLKYTSEYAQDLLRVIQHYRASYPNPTPELAAFMEEVDLAYLMEDLPQILSSMKVGADRIREIVLSLRNFSRLDDTELQEIDLHQGLDNTLVILQNRLKSKADRPEILVTKHYGVLPSVQCYAGQLNQVFMNILSNAIDALEDAYNHGKCPQPAIQLHTELANDRAIIQFSDNGLGIPEHIQAHLFDPFFTTKPVGQGTGLGLSISYQIVTEKHQGTLDCISTLGQGTTFRITIPLELALNPHSSTPIDDCPQ; encoded by the coding sequence ATGTCAGAGGTTTTAGTTTCTGATTCCTGTGCAACACCATTGTTCTCAGTGGCCAAAGGAGGCCAAAATTGTTGTAATCAGGGAGAAATCAACCAATTATTGGCAACGCTGTTAGAAATGGTTACACCTGCGATCGTGATCAAGGATACGCACACCTTGAAATGTTTGGCTGTCAACCAAATAGCGGCAACCCTGTTTGGCGGCGATCGCAGCGATCGGGCAGACTTAGTCGGACAAAAAACCATTGATTGGCTTCCCGTTGAACAAGCAGAAATTTTGAATGAGTACGATCGCACAGCCCTAGGCCAAAACAAGGCCGTGGCGTTCACCCAGCTGGTTACACCTCAAGCGACGGGCCTTTCTCAGTTGCTCAACTGCACCACCATTCCAATTTGCAACGACTCCGGTACTCCGGTCTACTTGTTGACTACTTGCACAATTACCTCCTCCAGCGCCAACATTTTGCCCGAGCAGGTTTTGCCCGAGTACATTTTGCCTGAGCAGGTTTTGCCGGAGTACATTTTGCCCGAATACTTAGCCGCAGAAGAGAGTCAACCTTTGGACAGGCAGCTGAGCCCCGAAGTCCAACTCAAACATGCCACGATCGAGCTGGAACATCTGCGAGAACAGCTCAATCGCCTCCAAGTCCAAATGCTGCAAAGCGAAAAGATGGCCAGTTTAGGACAATTAGTGGCGGGGATTGCCCACGAAATCAATAATCCAGTCAACTTTATCTACGGCAACCTGAAGTACACCAGCGAATATGCCCAAGACTTGCTGCGGGTGATTCAGCACTATAGAGCCAGCTATCCCAACCCCACTCCAGAACTGGCCGCCTTCATGGAAGAAGTCGATCTGGCTTACTTAATGGAAGATTTACCCCAAATCCTGTCGTCTATGAAGGTGGGAGCCGATCGCATTCGAGAAATTGTTCTATCCCTCCGGAACTTCTCGCGATTAGATGATACGGAATTACAAGAAATTGATCTGCACCAGGGACTCGACAACACGCTGGTCATTCTACAAAACCGGCTCAAATCAAAGGCCGATCGCCCAGAAATTTTAGTCACGAAGCACTACGGTGTATTACCCTCCGTGCAGTGCTACGCAGGACAGCTGAATCAAGTCTTCATGAACATTCTCAGCAACGCGATCGATGCCCTGGAAGATGCCTATAACCATGGCAAATGTCCACAACCTGCCATTCAGCTCCACACCGAGTTAGCCAACGATCGCGCCATTATTCAATTCAGCGACAATGGCCTGGGCATTCCAGAACACATTCAAGCCCATTTATTCGATCCCTTCTTCACCACCAAGCCTGTGGGCCAAGGAACGGGCCTGGGACTTTCCATCAGTTATCAGATTGTGACTGAGAAACATCAGGGCACCCTAGACTGCATTTCCACCCTCGGTCAAGGGACAACATTCCGGATCACCATTCCCCTGGAACTGGCGCTCAACCCGCATTCCTCAACCCCCATTGATGACTGCCCCCAATAG
- a CDS encoding uracil-DNA glycosylase: protein MPDPKSESMADQQFSLFDWSGTPAPESSETSESSAQPSASQSSQVVPSSLPVTSVPPSFDPSQIPTSARVQIPVGTYGSMAEIKAHCSECHRCELGATRTNAVISRGNPNALLMIIGEGPGENEDLTGQPFVGKAGQLLDKILESVRLTEDDVFICNIVKCRPPGNRKPTRDEMNACRPYLMEQIRLVDPKIIMMAGASAIEGLLNEKNVKITQIRGTWRDWEGRSCMPVFHPSYLLRNPSRAQGSPKWLMWQDIQEVRRKLDELKSAL from the coding sequence ATGCCTGATCCTAAATCTGAGTCCATGGCGGATCAACAATTCAGCTTGTTTGATTGGAGCGGTACCCCAGCGCCGGAAAGTTCTGAAACGTCGGAATCCTCCGCTCAGCCATCAGCTAGCCAGTCGTCACAGGTCGTCCCCAGTTCTCTCCCGGTGACCTCGGTTCCCCCATCGTTTGATCCCAGCCAAATTCCGACCAGTGCGCGGGTGCAGATTCCAGTAGGTACCTATGGCTCCATGGCCGAAATCAAAGCCCATTGTTCTGAGTGCCATCGCTGCGAATTGGGCGCAACTCGGACGAATGCGGTGATTAGCCGAGGCAATCCCAATGCCCTATTGATGATTATTGGCGAAGGACCAGGGGAAAATGAAGATCTGACGGGACAGCCTTTTGTTGGCAAAGCAGGGCAATTGCTCGACAAGATTTTGGAATCGGTGCGGCTGACGGAGGACGATGTTTTTATCTGCAACATTGTGAAATGTCGGCCACCGGGCAATCGTAAGCCTACACGGGATGAAATGAACGCCTGTCGCCCCTATTTGATGGAACAAATTCGGCTTGTGGATCCGAAAATTATTATGATGGCAGGAGCCTCCGCGATCGAAGGACTGCTGAACGAGAAAAACGTCAAAATCACGCAGATTCGTGGGACTTGGCGGGACTGGGAAGGGCGATCCTGTATGCCCGTTTTTCACCCCTCCTATCTGTTACGTAATCCATCACGGGCCCAGGGAAGTCCCAAATGGCTGATGTGGCAGGATATTCAGGAAGTGCGACGGAAGTTGGATGAACTCAAGTCAGCCCTGTAA
- a CDS encoding M50 family metallopeptidase → MHQISIPAINPSLKIASLKIASRLSNWLWIPAIAGFVLVLFQFGHRSPLIWVLANFLLFQVMIFLMTIPHELGHAMTAHLVGMQVSKIVIGTGKTRWTFQFLGFPWEIKTILTGGITLLSNKSIPFYRSRLFLVILAGPLANAVMIFSLMQFPQTIVLKNISNTLLFPGLIFYIANAVIVVGNLFPTYSNIDGVKVPTDGMQLLSIPFLSQADVKKQVALAHVMDGQAWERRGQYNPAIDCFTQALTHDPHCVHAYQSLGLAYHNQGDYPTAIQHYNQAIDLDPQNAIFYFLRGVTYTFWRRTEPQYCHHALEDFNQAIRINSNIDTFYFLRAALNSYVGQIEQAIDDFTQVIHLNPSTNAYYNRGAIYYQSQNYSAALEDFDRAIKLDQQNLSAYYGRANAKYDLHDTTGALRDFQQTNSLSRSASINQQDEHGFYFKGLALSRLGDRASALQELQTSERLCLEQGNTQLLQVIKASIDF, encoded by the coding sequence ATGCACCAGATTTCAATCCCCGCAATCAATCCTAGTTTAAAAATTGCATCTTTGAAAATTGCATCCAGGTTAAGCAACTGGTTGTGGATACCGGCGATCGCTGGATTTGTTCTTGTACTATTTCAATTTGGTCATCGGTCTCCACTCATTTGGGTCTTGGCTAATTTTCTACTATTTCAAGTCATGATTTTCTTGATGACCATCCCCCATGAGTTAGGCCATGCCATGACTGCGCATTTGGTAGGAATGCAGGTCAGTAAAATTGTGATTGGAACCGGCAAAACCCGCTGGACATTTCAGTTTCTAGGTTTTCCTTGGGAAATTAAAACGATCTTGACTGGGGGAATTACGCTTCTTTCTAACAAATCGATTCCCTTTTATCGATCGCGACTTTTTCTGGTCATTCTAGCAGGGCCGTTAGCCAATGCCGTAATGATTTTCAGCTTGATGCAATTTCCACAGACGATCGTGCTGAAAAATATTAGTAATACTCTACTCTTTCCAGGACTCATATTTTATATCGCTAACGCTGTGATTGTTGTTGGCAATTTATTTCCAACCTATTCCAATATTGACGGTGTTAAGGTTCCCACAGATGGCATGCAACTCCTCAGCATTCCATTTCTATCCCAGGCGGACGTGAAGAAGCAGGTCGCCTTAGCCCATGTCATGGATGGCCAAGCATGGGAACGCCGAGGGCAGTATAATCCAGCGATCGATTGCTTTACCCAAGCCCTGACCCATGATCCCCATTGCGTCCACGCTTACCAGAGCTTAGGGTTGGCTTATCACAACCAGGGTGATTATCCCACAGCAATTCAGCACTATAATCAAGCGATCGATCTTGACCCTCAAAATGCTATTTTTTATTTTCTCCGGGGGGTGACCTATACATTTTGGCGGAGAACTGAACCCCAATATTGCCATCACGCCCTGGAAGACTTTAACCAAGCCATTCGGATTAATTCGAATATCGATACTTTCTACTTCTTGCGGGCAGCTCTCAATAGCTATGTGGGCCAGATTGAGCAAGCGATCGACGATTTCACCCAGGTTATTCACCTCAATCCCAGCACCAATGCCTATTACAATCGTGGAGCTATATACTACCAATCCCAAAATTACTCCGCTGCCTTAGAAGATTTCGATCGTGCTATTAAGCTGGATCAGCAAAACTTATCGGCTTATTATGGAAGGGCTAATGCGAAATATGATCTCCACGATACTACTGGTGCATTGCGAGACTTTCAACAAACCAATTCTCTCAGCAGATCTGCTAGCATTAATCAACAGGATGAGCATGGTTTTTACTTCAAAGGTTTGGCCCTCAGTCGGCTGGGCGATCGGGCTAGTGCTCTGCAAGAGTTACAAACCTCAGAACGACTGTGTCTTGAGCAGGGCAATACCCAGCTATTGCAAGTCATCAAAGCATCCATAGACTTTTAG